In one Corallococcus sp. EGB genomic region, the following are encoded:
- a CDS encoding S8 family serine peptidase gives MKLKLTQAVSVISLLAAACGPMPEGQEPASEQIGHTAQMIRRERAIPNEYIVVLRDSAQEVRQQGAANIAQELVSLTSGRVLRTYEHSIHGFLANMSEAEARRLLSDPRVAYVQENGRIHISATQTGATWGIDRIDQRDLPRDSSYTYNVDGTGVHAYVIDTGIRLTHTEFTGRIGNGYDFIDNDSDPSDCHGHGTHVSGTVGGTTWGVAKKVTLHGVRVLDCTGYGNDAQVIGGIDWVAANHVKPAVANMSLGDVGIPAIDDATERLIAAGVTTVVAAGNDSDNACNYSPARAPNAITVGSTTSTDGRSSFSNYGTCVDLFAPGSSITSASNSGNSSSTSMSGTSMASPHVAGAAALYLSANPTATPQQVRDALVNNATPNKVTSPGTGSPNKLLYTLFITGGGGGDTTPPTTSITSPAGGATLSGTVSLSASASDNVGVSRVEFYAGTTLLGTATAAPYSITWNTTTVANGTYALTTKAYDAANNVGTSTTVSVTVSNGTGSCSINEQLLVNPGFESGNTGWTTSSGVIDGTTSGSAPRTGTYKAYMNGYGTTRTEFAYQDITIPATACSATFSFWVRITTAETTTTTAYDKLAVQVRNSAGTVLATLATYSNLDKGTVYVQRTFDLAAYKGQTVRIYFNGTEDASLQTSFFLDDTAVNIVR, from the coding sequence ATGAAACTGAAGCTGACCCAGGCGGTGAGCGTCATCTCCCTGCTGGCCGCGGCATGCGGCCCGATGCCGGAGGGCCAGGAGCCCGCCAGCGAGCAGATTGGTCACACGGCGCAGATGATCCGCCGCGAGCGGGCCATCCCCAACGAGTACATCGTCGTCCTGCGCGACTCCGCCCAGGAGGTCCGTCAGCAGGGCGCGGCGAACATCGCCCAGGAGCTGGTGTCCCTCACCAGCGGCCGGGTGCTGCGGACCTATGAGCACTCCATCCACGGCTTCCTGGCGAACATGAGCGAGGCCGAGGCCCGCCGCCTCCTGTCCGATCCCCGCGTGGCGTACGTGCAGGAGAACGGCCGCATCCACATCTCCGCGACGCAGACCGGCGCGACGTGGGGCATCGACCGCATCGACCAGCGGGACCTGCCGCGCGACAGCTCCTATACGTACAACGTCGACGGCACCGGCGTGCACGCGTATGTCATCGACACCGGCATCCGGCTGACGCACACCGAGTTCACCGGCCGCATCGGCAACGGCTACGACTTCATCGACAACGACAGCGACCCCTCGGACTGCCACGGCCACGGCACGCACGTGTCCGGCACCGTGGGCGGCACGACCTGGGGCGTGGCGAAGAAGGTCACCCTGCACGGCGTGCGCGTCCTCGACTGCACCGGCTACGGCAACGACGCGCAGGTCATTGGCGGTATCGACTGGGTGGCGGCCAACCACGTCAAGCCCGCGGTCGCCAACATGAGCCTGGGCGACGTCGGCATTCCGGCCATCGATGACGCGACGGAGCGGTTGATCGCCGCGGGCGTCACGACGGTGGTCGCCGCCGGCAACGACAGCGACAACGCCTGCAACTATTCGCCGGCGCGCGCGCCCAACGCCATCACCGTGGGCTCCACCACCAGCACGGATGGCCGCTCGTCGTTCTCCAACTACGGCACGTGCGTGGACCTCTTCGCGCCGGGCTCCAGCATCACGTCCGCCTCGAACTCCGGCAACTCGTCGAGCACGTCCATGAGCGGCACGTCCATGGCGTCGCCGCACGTGGCCGGCGCCGCGGCACTCTATCTGAGCGCCAACCCCACCGCGACGCCCCAGCAGGTGCGCGACGCGCTGGTGAACAACGCCACGCCGAACAAGGTCACCAGCCCGGGGACCGGCTCGCCCAACAAGCTGCTCTACACGCTCTTCATCACCGGCGGCGGCGGCGGCGACACCACCCCGCCCACCACGTCCATCACCTCGCCCGCGGGCGGCGCCACGCTGAGCGGCACCGTGAGCCTGAGCGCCAGCGCCTCCGACAACGTGGGCGTGTCGCGCGTGGAGTTCTACGCGGGCACCACGCTGCTGGGCACGGCCACGGCCGCGCCGTACAGCATCACCTGGAACACGACGACGGTGGCCAACGGCACCTACGCGCTGACCACCAAGGCGTATGACGCGGCGAACAACGTGGGCACGTCCACCACGGTGTCGGTGACCGTGAGCAACGGCACGGGCTCCTGCTCCATCAATGAGCAGCTCCTGGTCAACCCGGGCTTCGAGAGCGGCAACACGGGCTGGACGACCTCGTCGGGCGTCATCGACGGCACCACGTCCGGCAGCGCGCCGCGCACGGGCACGTACAAGGCCTACATGAACGGCTACGGCACCACGCGCACCGAGTTCGCGTACCAGGACATCACCATCCCCGCCACGGCGTGCAGCGCCACCTTCAGCTTCTGGGTGCGCATCACCACGGCGGAGACGACGACCACCACGGCCTATGACAAGCTGGCCGTCCAGGTCCGCAACAGCGCCGGCACCGTGCTGGCCACGCTGGCCACGTACAGCAACCTGGACAAGGGCACGGTCTACGTGCAGCGGACGTTCGACCTGGCCGCGTACAAGGGCCAGACCGTCCGCATCTACTTCAACGGCACGGAGGACGCGTCGCTGCAGACGAGCTTCTTCCTGGATGACACGGCGGTGAACATCGTCCGGTAG